The window ATCAAATCAGTACCAATTTCATTTGGCCTTTTGGTGCTAACTTTTAGCTTTTGATAGCTTTTCCCAGAAATCAGATAGCAGCTTTTTCCTAAAAACTCAGAACAAAATTGCGCAATCATTCTATTGATTTCTGGCACCACTGAACTGAAACCAATCTGATCAATCTGTTCGATTTTGATATCGTTTTCCAAGAAAAAAAGATGAAGTTCCTTTTCTATCTGAATTAAAGAAAGCTCAGTACTCGTATTCACACGACATTCATACTTCCAAGTCTTGGTCTCGTCATCATAAAATCCAAAAACAATATTTGAGTTGCCTGCATCAATGGAAAGAAACATAGGATAAATGATTTTAGAGAGTCCGAACAAAAATTAGCCAATCCAAAGATAAAAATTGATTTTAAGGTTTTTAGAATTTTGGTTACTTTCGGACATGTATGAAATAAGAAAAGGAGAAAAGAAAGATCTTCCAAGGGTTTTGGAATTGGTCAAAGAACTGGCACTTTATGAAAAAGCGCCTGAGCAAGTCACCAATACTGTCGAAATGATGGAAGAAGACGGCTTTGGAGCAAATCCAGTTTATGGTTTTTTTGTAGCTGTGAAAAAAAGTACAGGAGAAATTATTGGCATCTCGATTTACTATTATCGCTACAGTACTTGGAAAGGGCGCAGACTTTATTTGGAAGATATAGTCGTTACAGAATCGGAGCGAGGAAATGGTGCGGGAAAACTACTTTTCGATAGAACAATGCTTAAATGTCTTGAAGACAACTGTTCAGGAATGATGTGGCAAGTCTTAGATTGGAATGAGCCTGCAATCAATTTCTATAAAAAATACGGTGCAGATCTCGACGGTGAATGGATCAATTGTAACCTGCAGTCTGATGAAATCCAAGCCCTGCTTGGAAAAGTTAATTAAGTGGATTAAGGGATTGGTTATTAGTTGCAAGTCACAAAGACTAATTATTATTCAGTCCCATATTTTTCTTAGTAAACTATTTCCACATAATAACTGATAACCAATAACTCTTTAAGATGAACATTTCACTAAAAAATCATAGAATACTAGTTACTGGCGCTTCTCGCGGAATTGGACGAGGAATTGCCGAGCAACTTTCCGCATCAGGAGCTGAAGTCTTGATTCATTTCAATAGTAACCTTGAAGAAGCAAGATCTTTGCAAGAACGCTTGCCTAATATATCTCATTTAGTTCCTTGCGATCTTTCTGACTTATCATCTGTAAAGGGGTGGATTCCAGATTTGATTAAAGCTTATGGTCCGATCGATTCAATTGTCAACAATGCAGGGATAGCAATTTCAATTGCTGATGATGCGGAAACTGATGATTGGACAGCTGCATGGCTCAAGACCATGGATGTAAATATCAATGCTTTGGCAATTATTACAAAAGAGTTTATTGAGCATGCAAAAAGTAGAAAAAATGGCCGTATAGTCAACATTTCCTCTCGTGCAGCTTTCCGGGGAGATACTCCAGATTATTTGGCTTATGCGGCATCTAAGGCAGCAATAGTAAGCTACACCAAATCAATTGCTCGCTATTATGGAAAAGAAGGAATTATGGCATTTGTAATAGCTCCTGGGTTTACTCGCACAGATATGGCTCAAGACTTTATGGATCAATACGGTGAAGCCTATGCCTTGAATGATATTGCACTTCCTACATTGACCGAACCAAAAGATATCGCTCCGATGGTAACACTTCTTTGTTCTGGCTTTGCTGATCACGCTACAGGATGTACCATTGATATCAATGCAGGATCTTATGTACATTAGTAGAATGCCCAAGTAATAACTTTTAGAAATCTTTAACTTAAAACTCAAAATGAGGTTATTAACATAAAACAATCTCTTTACCACATGTCTAAAAGTGATTCCTTAACCCCAGAAATGCTCAAAATCATTAAGATTTTTGGAATTGGATCTTTGGCATTCGTTTTTCTATTATCATTTTTTAATGAAAAGAGAGCAAATAATTCTGGGAAGGAAACATCCATTCTGAGCATAACCGATGCAGAACGCTTGTATTTCAAAAATGTCAGAGGCTTATATTATGACCTCGAGGGCAGAGATGATGCAAAAATGTCCGTGTATCGGTACGGAAAGCGAGTTCAAGAGGCAGATCATCCGCTCCTCAATCTTTCAATTTTAATCAATAGAGTAAAAGATGAAGCATACATCTATGTTGAGTCATCGAAAGATTTAAGTTCTTTCTCCCTAAGAGTACAATCTGGTACGCAGACTGATACAATAAAATTTGTTACAGGAGATAAGATTGCACATTTTGAATTTGTGGAGAAACTTTATCCCTTGTTGGAAGAAAATACCTATTTTGAGATATTGATAGACGAGGATTGGATTCCTATTTTGATCGATGAAAAGGAAAGAGATGCCTTAAGAATCCCAATAAAAGACTTCTACCGCTTGATCAACAAACCCGAATAACTTCATGGATCTAAAAAGAATTGATAACCTTTGGAAGTTTCTTTGTCTTGCTATCTATTAAATATTTTTTGATTCTTGAGTTTCATGCAGTTTGGTAGAATAGTCGTGTCGCTTCTAGCGTTTCACAAAAAAAGCACCCCCGAAATCGAAGATGCTTTTATGCTTAATAAAACTTGAAATTTATTTAAAATCTCATTTTTACTCCAGCCAGAAAGTTTGTTCCAGCCATTGGGTAATAGAAATTCTCCGTGGTTAATTCTCTTCCTGCCCCTCCTTCTCCAGGAAGGAAGTATGAGAAAGTGTATCCATTTGGTTCATACAGTTTATTAAAGATGTTGTAAACCATCAAAGTGAATTCCATATTTTTCACAAAGCGTGGTCTCAAGGCATAATTCAATCTTAAATCTGTGGTCCAAAATGCATCTAGCATGCGATTATCATTCATGGTATTATCCATGTATTGACTACCAACATATTTGTTTAGCAAGCTTATTTCGAAGTTTTTGATTGGTTTGTAATCCAAAATCGCTGAAGCAACTACATTTGGTGAAAAAGCAATGTCTGTATCAGTGTAAGTTATTTCTTCTTGGAAAAATTCTGCAGCAGAGTAGTCGTCTATATACTCCGTAAATTCTGAAATTTTGTTTCTACTTATAGCCAAATTACCACCAAATGTAAATTGAGGAGAGAAGTTATATGCCCCATCTATTTCAATCCCAGCTCGATAAGAATTTGCGACATTATCCCTCACATAAGCACCCACATCATTCAACTGACCCGTTAAGACAAGTTGATTATTGTAATTCATGTAGTAGAAATTCACATTATAAGCATACTTGCTTGTATTGGCTTTGATTCCTGCTTCTATATTTTGAAGATTCTCAGCTTGAGGTGCTCGATCTACAATAGGTGAATCAGTAAAATCCCTCCTTACAGGCTCCCTATTTGCCACTGCATAAGATGCGTATAACGAATTCCCAGAACTAGTTTGATAAGTCAGTCCGAATTTAGGATTAAAGAAATTATAGCTAACATTTCCTGAGACATTTCTCAGGTCATTATTTAAACCATCAAAGCGATAATCCACTCCTCTATATTGCAAATCACCAAAAAGAAATAGCCCTTCTGAAGCTTCGTATGTACCTTTTAAATAGACATTTCTATCATCTTTGACTGCATTGTTATCATAGTATCTGTCTCTAATATTGACATTATCTGCATATTGCATCCAGATAATTTCTCCAAAATGATCTCCATCATAACGATTGATGCCTCCACCCAGGACAGCATCAAGTCTGGCATCATTTGAAATATAATTCAGCGAGAAAACACCACCAAAGAAATCATTATCTAACCATCTTCTGCGAATAATATCCATTCTAGAGATACTTTCTCCTCCGATAATAACAGGAGAAAGATCATAACTACTCAACCTATCATTTTCTCTAAATTGTTCGTAATAACCACGTCCATAAGTATAATGCAAAGCTCCATTTGCCTTCCAATTTTGGTTAATTTTTCCTGTGTAAATAAACTGATAATGATCCTGCTGATAATTATCAGTTTGGTTATCATAAGTATAGAGATTGAATGTCCGATTTGTTTCTAAAAGCGCTTCGGGTACACCTTCCCACGCTTGATAGGTTTTTTCAGCGCCAGAAAAGACGTTCAGTTTGAAAACATGATTTTCACCATAATACCCACCTGTTAGGAAATAAGATTTGAGATTAGATGAAGCGCGATCCATATAACCATCAGATGTGATTTGAGATAATCTGGCATCAAAAGCCCATCGATTATTCAATAGCCCAGTTCCTGCCTTTACCGTGTGTCTCCTGGTATTAAAAGACCCAAAAGAATTGTCTATTTCTCCATAAGCTTCATCCTGACGCGTATCTGTCTGAATGTTAATACTGGCACCAAAGGTGGCTGCTCCATTAGTGGATGTACCGACACCTCTTTGAATTTGCATATTATCAACAGAAGATGCAAAATCAGGCATATTTACCCAAAACACTCCATGTGATTCTGCGTCGTTCATCGGAATACCATTGACTGTCACGTTGATTCGTGTCTGATCTGAACCTCTAATCCTTAGCCCAGTATAGCCTACTCCGGCTCCTGCGTCCGAAAAACTCACCACAGATGGCGTATAATTCAACAACATCGGAATATCCTGCCCAAGATTCAACTTGGCTATTTCTTCCTTTTTGATGTTTTGAAAAGTTGTTGGAGTCACGTCTGAAGCTCTTGTTCCATTCACAACAAATTCTTCAGTGAAAATACTGCTTTGTTCCAAAGAGATATTGATTTCCTCAGTATTTGGAACAGTGATTTTTAAAGTTTGTGTTGTGTAACCTAAAAAAGACACTCTCAAATCATAAGTTCCTTGAGGTATATTTCTAATCTCAAAGTTTCCAGAAATATCTGTGGTTGATCCTCTTCCAGTTCCTTCTAAAAGCACATTGGTCCCAGCCAGTAATTCTCCCGTTGAGGCATCCTTTACAGTTCCATTAATCTTGTTCTGTGCTGTTGCAACAAAACACACCAGCAGCAGTGCCAGTGTAAATCCTAATTGTTTCATTTGATTTAATTACTTTGCCGAAAACCGGCTGGTTAAACATCGGAAAACCAAGGGGATGATTTTCTTCATTTTGTTTACCCGTTTCCAAGTCAAATACAGCAGAATTGCATGCATGCGCAAAGTCTAAGCTTTATGGACTAATCCAAAGTTTTCAAAGAAAACTTGACTGCTCTATTTTCATTGGTTACTCATTTCCCTTCGCCGGCACTACCCGGATCAGGTATTGTGGGTATGATCTCAGCCTGATATTTTAAGGCACCCCTAATGATCTATGCTGCAAATGTAGGTGGAAAAGCTTAATATCCAAAAATGCTGAAAATAAAAAAACCCGCTGCTCAAAACTGAACAGCGGGAAAAATTAAGACTTTTGTGTTTATTGGTTATTACCTAAATTTCTCAAATGATTGACATGAGAGGTAAATGCCATACTGAGTTTTGGATGCTCCAAGTATGGGATTCCATATTCTCTACAAGTTTCTTTTATGATCTTGCTTATCGCCGGATAGTGAACGTGAGAGATATTTGGAAATAAATGGTGCTCAACTTGAAAATTTAACCCACCAACTAACCAGGAAAGTACTTTGTTATTGGTGGCAAAGTTTGAAGTAGTTTTTAACTGATGGATTGCCCAATCATCTTCCAATTTGTTGGTTTCTATATTTGGCATTGGGAAAGAGGCTTCTTCGACAGCATGTGCTAACTGGAATACAACACTTAAGAGAATTCCTGTTGAAATCCCATAAACCAAAAATCCTATCAACCAAGGTGTAAATCCAAGCATATAAAGTGGAATTGCTACAAATAGTATGATATGAAGCAGTTTGAAACCCCAGAAAGACAAGTGGTCTCCAACAGTCATTTTCTGAATTGGGACAATTCCCACTTTTTTGGTTGCATATTTTTTGTAATCCGTCACAAAAATCCAATACAAGTACAGCAGTGAGTAGACGAATAAGAAGTATTTATGTTGATACTTATGGATACGATGAAATTTTTGATTTGGGCAAAGTCTCAAGAAAGGTCTTGCATTCATATCGTCATCTACTTCATCTATATTGGTAAAAGAGTGATGAACTACATTATGTTTGGTTTTCCACATGAATACATTCGCTCCTAAAAAATTGATTGAAACTCCAGCGAGTTCATTGACCCAATTTTTCTTACTAAAGCTACCATGTGCACCATCATGCATCACGTTGAAACCGATGGTTGAAGCCAAGGCTCCTAAAAGCACACAGCCAACCAAGGCAATAGCCCAGTGTGGTGTGAAGAATATAAGCGTTACATAAGTTGCTATGTAAGCACAAACCAGCAGAATGGCTTTGAAGTAAAGAGAGAAATTTCCTGTTTGGTTGAGATTTTTTTCTGTAAAGTAATTTTTGATCCTCAATTTTAAATCTGAATGGAAAGAGGATGCGGCACTGAATCTAGGCGGACGCATAATAATGTTTTTAATGAAATTAATAATCAGAATGCAAAATCGCTGGGTGATTATCAGACATTCTGCTATAAAGGTACATCAAAAAAATTTAGAAAATAAAAAACTGACAAATATCATCTTCTTGAGGCTGTTGCATTTAAGGATTTTTAACAGTCCATTTGAGGTTTTTACAAGCCATTATTTTTCAAGGCTTTCATAGCTGCCACAAACCGATCAATATAATTCCCTTGGATTATTTCAAAAGGCACTTTTGATTTTTGAAGTAAATTATGATAAAGATCAAAAAAGTAATTACGCATTTCTGGATCAGGATGCTCTCTTTGGGGGTCTTCCTCCCAAGGAATGTCCACATTCGTCAAAAGGTACAAATCATATTTTCTATGCTTTATTTGTTCCAGAATCCAAGGGTCTGTTTTTCCGAATCTATGATTACTCCAGACATCTATTACTTGCAAATCGGTATCAATAAAAAGATACTTCTTGGCATTTTTCAAGGCAGAATCTTCGGCATAAATCTGCCCTTTTGCGATTTGAAGTAAATCATCAAATTCATAAGGGCGATTCAAATTTTCGATAAACTGCCTTGCATATTCATGCACCCAAGGTTCATTGTAAGCAGCTGCTAAGGCTTGAGAAAGCGTACTTTTCCCTGTAGATTCGGGTCCGATAATTACAATTTTTTTAATTTCCATTTGAAGATTGCTTCACTGACTTAATCCAAGAAAATAAACCTATAAAAGCCAACACAGTAAAAAACACAAATTGAAAAGATGTCAGCATCAGACCTTTATAGAAATACAAGGGAATAGAAACAAGGTCCGTTATTATCCAAGCAATCCAGTTTTCCACTTTCTTTTTGGCCATCAGCCACATCCCGACAAAGGCTGAGGAAGTAGTAAATGAATCCCAATAAGGGACATCGCTATCTGTAAAATTGGCTAAAATAAAATAAAGCAGCCCATAGGAGACAAAAAATAAAGCTATAGATTTGAGAATACCCCTTTGGCTTAGCCATGTAACGGGCAACTCAGCTTCAAAACCACTTGGCCTACTCCACAAATACCAGCCATAAATAGACATGCCGAAATAATAAGCGTTGATTCCCATATCTGCATAAAGCTTATATTTCAGACAAATATAAACATAGATCAAGGTGCTGATCATTCCTGTAGGAAATACCCAAATATTCTTTTTGATAGAATAAAAAACACTTGCAATTCCAAAAAATACTGCAAAAGCTTCCAGCAATGACATCTCTGCTATCCCTTGTTGGAAACTTTCTAAAATCCCGTCAAATTCCATGTGGCGAATTAAGTCAATATTTTCTTTGTAGCAAACATTAATAAAATGTGTTTTCATGATTTAGAAAACCAATAGCATAAAGTGGAATATTTACCAGCCAATCTTCTTTTCTATATCCTGACATTGATGTTCGAATGGAGACTGGAATTTTATATTTCTCAGAAAAAACTTTGAGACTTTTTGCTTTCAAATTTTCTTCTGCTTTGACCTCAACCGGATAAACTTTACCATCTAATTGAATTATAAAATCAATTTCCGCTGTCGATTTTTCTGTAGACCAATAGAACGGATGAATATTTCTTGCCAGAAATTGCTGAAGAACATATTGTTCAGTCAAAGCACCTTTGAATTCTTCAAAGAGGTGATTTCCTTCCAAAATTGACTTGGAATCTAAGTCCGTCAAAGCTCCTAAAAGTCCAATATCAAGCATAAAAAGTATGAAGGAATTAATATTCTCATAAGCTTTCAATGGAATTCCCGGTTTAGAAATTTTATTCACCCGATGAACTAATCCAGAATCATAAAGCCATGCCAAAGCCAATTCAAAGTCCTTTGTTCTAGCTCCTTGTTTGACTTGCCCATAGATGAATTTTTTATTTTCTTTTGTTAATTGAGAAGGGATAGCATTCCATAGCATTCGAATTCTAGGTATGATTTCGACTGGTGCGTGCTTAGAAAAATCTTGTTCATAAGCTGCCAAAATTCCCTTTTGAATTTTTCTAACTTCCTTCAAATCTCCATATTGAACATAATTTGTAACTGCTTCAGGCATTCCACCCACGAAGTAATATTGTTTCAAAAGCACAATATATTTCTCCTTAAAAGTATTGATCAAAGCCCAATCCCGATTCTTAACTAATTCAATCAGGTCTTCTTCATTCATAGCCATTAGAAACTCTTCAAAATCTAATGGATAAAGATTTAAAAAATCAACTTTTCCTAGGGAATAAATGTATCAGAACACATTTTTTCGAATGAAAAAATGTAAACCATTACACTTTTTCAAAGGAAAAAAATTGAAGATCCTATTGTAAACAAAAAAAGCCCTCAAAGCATGACTCTGAGGGCTCTTTTTTAGTTGAAGAAGCTATTCTTTATTTTCTTCAATAAATTGTTTTTGAATTTCATCTTCACCTTCAAGGCCTTCCTCTTTGAAGAATTTGCTTTGGAAAACTAATATAATCGCTACTCCTGCAAAAATCGATGCATCAGCAATATTGAAAATTGGCCATAATGCAGTATAACTTCCTCCCCATAAAGGTACCCATTCAGGGATATATCCTTCCCAAATATCAATGTAAAACATATCTACTACTTGTCCATGAAACCATGGTGTAGTGGCATCATAAGGTGCATTATTTAAGAATACGCCATAAAAAATGCTATCTATCAGATTTCCTATTGCACCGCCTAAAATCATCGCAATGCAAATAAGATAACCAACATGCATCTTCTTATCAATGATATAATAGAGGTAATAACCAATCCCAAACATGGCCACCAACCTGAACGAAGTCAAGATGATTTTACCATATTCAAAAGGTAATTTCATCCCAAATGCCATACCTGGATTAGTTGTGTAGTGGAGTTTGAACCAATCCCCGAAAATCTTGATCTGACCTGGGGTTCCAAAATCCATTTGATAATGAACCAATAATTTGACCACCTGATCTAGAATAATCACTGCAAGTGCTATCCCAAAATATTTTAGATACTTCATGTATTCCTATTAAAACCACAGATTTAAGGATTTTTTTTGATTTTAACCCCTATGTATGGTTGATATTTTAATTAATTAGCCTTTGAAACTTTAACTGACAACTCAAAGTCATCCATATCTAATTTAATAGAGTCCGCGATAGATTCCATTACTTCTAAACTTAATGCTTGTGTCTCAGTCTTTATATATCCTCCGAAGTTTTCAAATGAAGCATTGACCAAATCATCGTGTTTGGCTACTTGAATGTGAATTTTATCTTGAACATCTAATCCCATATCTTTTCTTAGATTTTGGATTCTATTTACCAAGTCTCTAGCAATTCCTTCTTGCTTCAATTCTTCAGTCAAAGTCACATCAAGAGCAACCGTCAATCCCTGATCTGAGGCTACTGACCAATCTGGAATATCCTGAGAGCTAATCAAAACTTCTTCTAGAAGCAATTCTAATGACTCCCCATCTACATTCACATTGATCTTGCCATTTCGTTCGATTTCTGAAATCTCCGACTTTCCCCAAGAATTGATAGCTGCTACTACAAAGCGCATTTTAGGCCCAAGCTTTTTACCCAAAATAGGTAAGTTAGGTTTTACACTTTTCACCAAAACATCAGAAGCATCATCAATATATTCTACCGACTTGATATTTACCTCAGATTTGATAAGCTCTTCAACATGCTGAATTTGAACCTTTGTTTTATCATTCAATACAGGAATTAAAATTCTCTGTAAAGGTTGTCTCACTTTGATGCCGATCTTAGGATTTTTTCTTAAAGAATGAACCAAAGATGAAATTCTTTGAGCTAAATCCATGCTTTCTTCCAAATCTTTGTTGATCAAGGATTCGTTAGCATTATTCCAATCAGTCAAGTGAATCGACTCCATTGGATTTGCTGTGGCCTCAGTCAGATTTTTATACATCCAATCTGAATAGAACGGTGCAAAAGAAGACATCAACTGACTCAGTGACATCAAGCATTCGTATAAAGTCTCGTAAGCAGCCTGCTTGTCTGGGTTCAAATCACCTCTCCAGAATCTCTTTCTTGCCAATCTCACATACCAGTTTGACAACTGATCTACTGTGAAATTCATGATCGCTCTTGTCGCTTTGGTAGCGTCATAATTATCCATGGAACTCTCAACTTCTGAAATCAAAGTTTGAAGTTTTGAGATAATCCACTGATCCAACTCTGCTCTTTGGGCTACAGGAATACTCTTGTTATTGTCATAAACAAAATGATCCAAATTCGCATAAAGGACAAAGAAATTGTATGTATTCTGAAGTGTTCCAAAGAATCTTCTTTGCACTTCTGCAACACCTTCCAAGCTAAATTTCAAATTATCCCACGGATTTGCATTGCTGAGCATATACCAACGCAAAGCATCAGGCCCATATTCTTTTAAGGTCTTGAATGGATCCACAGCATTGCCCAATCTCTTAGACATTTTATTACCGTTTTTATCCAAAACCAATCCGTTGGCAATGACATTTTTGAAAGAAACTGAATCAAATAACATCACAGCCAAAGCATGTAAGGTGAAGAACCAACCTCTAGTTTGATCTACTCCTTCGGCAATGTAATCTGCTGGATAATTCGAATTGAAAATATCTTCGTTCTCAAAAGGATAATGCCATTGTGCATAAGGCATCGCTCCAGAATCAAACCAAACATCGATCAGATCAGGTTCGCGGTACATAGCCACGCCTTTAGGAGAAAGTAAAATCACATCATCTACATAAGGTCTATGCAAATCAATTTCTTCTTCATTGATTGGAGAAGATTCCATCAATCCAGCTTCAATGGATTTTTTGATTTCTGATTTCAATTCATCGATTGATCCGATGCAAATTTCTTCCGATCCATCTTTTGTTCTCCAGATAGGAAGCGGAGTTCCCCAGAATCTGGATCTACTCAAGTTCCAATCCACCAAATTCTCCAACCAATTCCCAAAACGACCGATTCCAGTTGCCTCAGGCTTCCAGTTGATCGTCTTGTTCAATTCTACCATTCTATCCTTGTAAGCAGTGGTTTTGATAAACCAGCTTTCTAAAGGATAATAGAGGATGGGCTTGTCAGTTCTCCAGCAATGTGGATAGCTGTGTTCGTATTTTTCGACCTTGAAGGCCTTGTTTTCATTCTTTAAAATAATGGTGATGATGATGTCCGTATTTTTGTAATCTTTGCTATCTTCATCATCATTGGTGTAATTTTTTACAAAGAAATCATCTTCACCAAACTCTTTATGAGCTGTGATTCCATGCTCCTTCATTTTGGCAGCGAGGTATTTTCCTACCACTGGCAAGAATTTACCCTGCTTATCGACTACAGGGATTTCATTGCCTTTTTCGTCCTGCACAAATACTCCAGGAATATTATTCTGAACCAAAGTTCTAAAATCGTCTGCACCAAAAGCTTTTGCGAGATGGACGATTCCTGTACCATCTTCAGTAGTCACATAATCTCCAGATATTACCGTAAACGCAGGATTTGGAAGTGTCAAGTCAGCTATTGGAAAAATTTGTTCATATTCCAAGCCAAGCAAATCTGCACCTTTCATCTCCTCGACAACTTCATAAGGAATCAATTTATCACCAGCTTTATAATCAGCTATAGCTAAATCTTTTGCTTTTGCATTGAAGTAAGAACCAATTCTAGCTTTCGCTAAAATCACTTGTTGTGGCTCAAAAGTATAGGGATTGAAAGTTCTCACTTTCACGTAATCCAATTTTTCTCCAATTGCCAAAGCGGAGTTAGAAGGCAAGGTCCAAGGCGTGGTGGTCCAGGCTAAAATGTATGTATTTTCTTCACCTTTCAGTTTAAACTGAGCGGTGATGGAAGTATCTTTCACATCTCTGTAGCAACCAGGCTGATTGAGTTCATGTGAGCTCAGACCAGTACCAGCAGCAGGAGAAT is drawn from Belliella baltica DSM 15883 and contains these coding sequences:
- a CDS encoding GNAT family N-acetyltransferase, whose product is MYEIRKGEKKDLPRVLELVKELALYEKAPEQVTNTVEMMEEDGFGANPVYGFFVAVKKSTGEIIGISIYYYRYSTWKGRRLYLEDIVVTESERGNGAGKLLFDRTMLKCLEDNCSGMMWQVLDWNEPAINFYKKYGADLDGEWINCNLQSDEIQALLGKVN
- a CDS encoding SDR family NAD(P)-dependent oxidoreductase produces the protein MNISLKNHRILVTGASRGIGRGIAEQLSASGAEVLIHFNSNLEEARSLQERLPNISHLVPCDLSDLSSVKGWIPDLIKAYGPIDSIVNNAGIAISIADDAETDDWTAAWLKTMDVNINALAIITKEFIEHAKSRKNGRIVNISSRAAFRGDTPDYLAYAASKAAIVSYTKSIARYYGKEGIMAFVIAPGFTRTDMAQDFMDQYGEAYALNDIALPTLTEPKDIAPMVTLLCSGFADHATGCTIDINAGSYVH
- a CDS encoding TonB-dependent receptor, encoding MKQLGFTLALLLVCFVATAQNKINGTVKDASTGELLAGTNVLLEGTGRGSTTDISGNFEIRNIPQGTYDLRVSFLGYTTQTLKITVPNTEEINISLEQSSIFTEEFVVNGTRASDVTPTTFQNIKKEEIAKLNLGQDIPMLLNYTPSVVSFSDAGAGVGYTGLRIRGSDQTRINVTVNGIPMNDAESHGVFWVNMPDFASSVDNMQIQRGVGTSTNGAATFGASINIQTDTRQDEAYGEIDNSFGSFNTRRHTVKAGTGLLNNRWAFDARLSQITSDGYMDRASSNLKSYFLTGGYYGENHVFKLNVFSGAEKTYQAWEGVPEALLETNRTFNLYTYDNQTDNYQQDHYQFIYTGKINQNWKANGALHYTYGRGYYEQFRENDRLSSYDLSPVIIGGESISRMDIIRRRWLDNDFFGGVFSLNYISNDARLDAVLGGGINRYDGDHFGEIIWMQYADNVNIRDRYYDNNAVKDDRNVYLKGTYEASEGLFLFGDLQYRGVDYRFDGLNNDLRNVSGNVSYNFFNPKFGLTYQTSSGNSLYASYAVANREPVRRDFTDSPIVDRAPQAENLQNIEAGIKANTSKYAYNVNFYYMNYNNQLVLTGQLNDVGAYVRDNVANSYRAGIEIDGAYNFSPQFTFGGNLAISRNKISEFTEYIDDYSAAEFFQEEITYTDTDIAFSPNVVASAILDYKPIKNFEISLLNKYVGSQYMDNTMNDNRMLDAFWTTDLRLNYALRPRFVKNMEFTLMVYNIFNKLYEPNGYTFSYFLPGEGGAGRELTTENFYYPMAGTNFLAGVKMRF
- a CDS encoding fatty acid desaturase family protein, which codes for MRPPRFSAASSFHSDLKLRIKNYFTEKNLNQTGNFSLYFKAILLVCAYIATYVTLIFFTPHWAIALVGCVLLGALASTIGFNVMHDGAHGSFSKKNWVNELAGVSINFLGANVFMWKTKHNVVHHSFTNIDEVDDDMNARPFLRLCPNQKFHRIHKYQHKYFLFVYSLLYLYWIFVTDYKKYATKKVGIVPIQKMTVGDHLSFWGFKLLHIILFVAIPLYMLGFTPWLIGFLVYGISTGILLSVVFQLAHAVEEASFPMPNIETNKLEDDWAIHQLKTTSNFATNNKVLSWLVGGLNFQVEHHLFPNISHVHYPAISKIIKETCREYGIPYLEHPKLSMAFTSHVNHLRNLGNNQ
- a CDS encoding AAA family ATPase, which gives rise to MEIKKIVIIGPESTGKSTLSQALAAAYNEPWVHEYARQFIENLNRPYEFDDLLQIAKGQIYAEDSALKNAKKYLFIDTDLQVIDVWSNHRFGKTDPWILEQIKHRKYDLYLLTNVDIPWEEDPQREHPDPEMRNYFFDLYHNLLQKSKVPFEIIQGNYIDRFVAAMKALKNNGL
- the pnuC gene encoding nicotinamide riboside transporter PnuC — its product is MEFDGILESFQQGIAEMSLLEAFAVFFGIASVFYSIKKNIWVFPTGMISTLIYVYICLKYKLYADMGINAYYFGMSIYGWYLWSRPSGFEAELPVTWLSQRGILKSIALFFVSYGLLYFILANFTDSDVPYWDSFTTSSAFVGMWLMAKKKVENWIAWIITDLVSIPLYFYKGLMLTSFQFVFFTVLAFIGLFSWIKSVKQSSNGN
- a CDS encoding ATP-binding protein; its protein translation is MAMNEEDLIELVKNRDWALINTFKEKYIVLLKQYYFVGGMPEAVTNYVQYGDLKEVRKIQKGILAAYEQDFSKHAPVEIIPRIRMLWNAIPSQLTKENKKFIYGQVKQGARTKDFELALAWLYDSGLVHRVNKISKPGIPLKAYENINSFILFMLDIGLLGALTDLDSKSILEGNHLFEEFKGALTEQYVLQQFLARNIHPFYWSTEKSTAEIDFIIQLDGKVYPVEVKAEENLKAKSLKVFSEKYKIPVSIRTSMSGYRKEDWLVNIPLYAIGFLNHENTFY
- a CDS encoding lipoprotein signal peptidase, producing MKYLKYFGIALAVIILDQVVKLLVHYQMDFGTPGQIKIFGDWFKLHYTTNPGMAFGMKLPFEYGKIILTSFRLVAMFGIGYYLYYIIDKKMHVGYLICIAMILGGAIGNLIDSIFYGVFLNNAPYDATTPWFHGQVVDMFYIDIWEGYIPEWVPLWGGSYTALWPIFNIADASIFAGVAIILVFQSKFFKEEGLEGEDEIQKQFIEENKE